A window of bacterium genomic DNA:
GCGGCGCATCACCAAGCTCTGGGAGAAGCGGCAGACGCAGCTCATGATCATGCAGTCGAGCACGATTTCGATTCACGGCAAGCTGCATGCGATTATCGGCAACGCGCTCTCGGAGATTCCGGTGCTGCAGTTGCCGCCCGAAGACGGGAGATTGGAAATAGGAAATGAGAAATAGGAAATAGGATATGGGGCCTTCAGCCCATCCCGTGGTTCGGCCGATCGGCTGTCCACAAGATGGAAAGGCAAGGCCTTCACGATGAGCGCGACATTATGCGCGCGCTTCAGGAAACAACGAAAGAAGAAAGACATTTGACGAAGACAACAACGCAGGCGAAGGACTTTACGAAGTTCGGGCTGGACGAACGACTGATCAAGGCCGTGACCGAAATGGGGTATGAACGGCCGACGCCGATCCAGGAGCAGGCGATACCCTCGCTGCTGGAAGGCAAGGATGTGATCGGCTCGGCGCAGACCGGCACGGGCAAAACCGCGGCCTTCGGGCTGCCGATCCTGCACAAGTTTCTGGGCCAGCAGACGAAGGGGCACTCGCTCCGCGCGCTGATCCTCTCCCCTACCCGCGAACTGGCGGCGCAGATCGAAGAGGCGCTGAAAGCCTACGCCAAGCACACCAAGCTGAAAGTGGCCGTGGTGATCGGCGGCGTGTCCATCGTGCCGCAGACCAAGCGGCTGAAGGACGGCGTGGACATTCTGGTGGCCACACCGGGACGGCTGCTGGACCACGTGGAGCACGGCAACGTGCGGTTCGACCAGCTCGAAGTGTTTGTGCTGGACGAAGCGGACCGCATGCTGGACATGGGTTTCCTGCCCGACGTGCGGCGGATTGTGGCGATGCTTCCCAAGCAGCGGCAGACGATGCTGTTCTCCGCGACGGTGCCGCCGGAAATTGCGGTGCTGGCGGGAAGTTTGCTGCACAATCCGGAGCGCGTGCAGGTCGGGCGCACGTCGCAGGCAGCGGTGGGCATCACCCATGCGGTGTATCCGGTGCAGGCGCATCTGAAACCGGATCTGCTATCCTCGCTGCTGCGGGACATCGGATCGCCCTCGGTGCTGATTTTCACGCGCACCAAACGCCGCGCGGACAAGCTGTCGCGGGCGCTGGGCAAATCGGGTCTGAAGATCGCGGTGATCCACGGCGACCGTACGCAGAATCAGCGGATCGCGGCGCTGGAAGGGTTCAAGCGCGGCAAGTTTGAAGTGCTGGTGGCGACGGACATCGCGGCGCGCGGTCTGGACGTGGAAGGAATCACCCACGTGATCAATTTCGACGTTCCGGCAACGCCGGAAGATTATGTGCACCGCATCGGCCGCACGGCGCGCGCCGAAGCCGTGGGCGACGCCTTTACACTGGTGGCACCGGAAGAGGAATACGAAATGCGGCAGATCGAAAGCCATCTGGGCCGCGCGCTTCCCCGCGTGGCGCTGCGCGATTTCGATTACGGCGTGGCCGCACCGGAAACCCGCAACTCCCTGCAGCGGGCCAGTGTGAACAAGAAGACCATTCCCACCAGCTTCCATTCGTCGCGAAGGAAAGCGCTGCCGAGGAAACGCTGAGGGAACGCAAGCCATTGTTCATCAGTGCATAGAGAAACGCACATGGGCAATGGATTGCGGCTTAATTATGCCTTGTTTGTATTTATGCTTCGGCGGTATACCCTTTTTCCCTTTCCTCTTTCAGCGTTCCATTACGTCTCCAGTCATTTTTAGCAACTTCCTTTGACCTTTCCATCTCCCATCCGCAATATTAAATCCCGGTTCAATCCCACATGGGCGCGGCTGCTGCTGTTTATGTCCGTGATGGGACCGGGGATAATTACAGCCAACGTGGACAACGACGCGGGCGGCATCACCACGTACTCCGTGGCGGGCGCGCACTACGGGTTGGCCACGCTATGGATCTTCATTCCCATGACCGTGGCCCTGATCATGATTCAGGAGATGGTCAACCGTATGGGTGTGGTGACGGGCAAGGGGCTCTCGGACCTGATCCGCGAGCAGTTCGGCGCGCGCTGGACCTTCTACCTGATGGTCGCGCTGCTGGCGACAAACTTCGGCAACGTGCTGGCGGAGTTTTCCGGTGTGGCGGCGGCGGGAGAGTTGTTCGGTGTGCCGCGCTGGGTCAGTGTGCCGATTGCCGGCGCGCTGGTGTGGGCGCTGGTGATTGCCGGAACCTATGCCACCATCGAGAAGATCTTTTTAGTGGCCACGCTGTTTTATGCGGCCTATATTATCAGCGGCGTCGAAGTGCGGCCCGACTGGCTGGCGGTGGGCAAATCGCTGGTGATTCCCACTATTACCAGCGAGCGCGCCTATTTGTTTACGCTGATCGGCCTGGTGGGAACCACCATTGCGCCGTGGATGCAGTTTTACCAACAGGCTTCGGTGGTCGAGAAGAATATTCCGCTGAAGAATTACCGCTATTCGCGGATGGACACGATTTTCGGCGGGATCACGGTCAGTGTGGTGGCGCTGTTCATTGTAGTGGTCTGCGCGGACACGCTGTTTGTCCATGCGGTGCGGGTAGAGACGGCGGATGAAGCCGCCAAGGCGCTGGCGCCGCTGGCGGGACGGTTTGCCTCGATCCTCTTCGGGCTCGGTCTGTTGAACGCCAGCCTGTTTGCGGCCTCGATCCTGCCGATCTCCACTTCCTACACGATTTGCGAGGCGATGGGCTGGGAAAGCGGTCTGGACAAGAAGTATTCGGAAGCCAGGCAGTTCTACTTTCTGTATACGGCGCTGATCGTAATCGGCGGCCTGTTTGTGATGATACCCGGCCTGCCGCTGATCGGCGTGATGCTACTCTCGCAGGTGGTCAACGGGATTATGCTGCCCTTCACCGTGGTGCCGATTCTGCTGTTTGTCAATAACAAGCGGCTGATGGGCACCTATGTCAATGGCCGCCTTTACAACTATGTCTGCTGGATTTTTATGGGGGCCATCACGCTGCTCTCGCTGCTGTATCTGGTGATGCAGTTTACCGGGAAAGAGTAGGCGGGAAAATAGGAAATCCGAAATAGGAAACCCGGACCCCGAAAACAGAAACGGCCGCAATCATGCGGCCGTTTTGTTTTATCCATGGGCGAAGAGATCTACGGGATTTCGGGTTTGACGGGGGACGGGGTGGAAGCGGAGAGCAGCATGCCGGCGAAGATGAAACCCGCGCCGGTGAGGGTCGCGATGCCGGGGACGGCGCCGAGGATAATCCACGAGGCGAGTCCGGCGAACACCGGTTCCATGGCATAGATGATGGCGGCGGCAGTGGTGGAGATGCGGGGCTGATAGCGCATCTGTGCCCAGACGCCGAGAGTGGTGGCAAGCAGCGAGGTGATGAGCAGCGCGGCCAGCAGAAGCGGCGAGAAGGTCAAGCGCGGAGCCTCGAGGGGAATGGCCAGGCCGGCCAGCAGCATGACGGCGGCAATTTGCAGCCAGGAAAGCTGGATCTCATTTTCATGTTTGGCCCAGCGGCCCACATAGACCACCTGCAAGGCAAAGCTGACTGCACAGAGCAGTGTCAGCGCATCGCCGAGGTTGAGGCCGCCTGCCGATGGTTCGGACATGATGGCGGTTCCGGCAAAGGCCAGAACTACCGCAATAATTTGCCGGCGGTTGATGCGCTCGCGGAAGAGCAGCCACGCAAACAGCGGAGTCATGGGTACGAGAGTGCCTGTCAGAAATCCCGCGCGCGCGGCGGTGGTCAGGCCAAGCCCGAAGGTTTGCAGCGCGTAGCCCGCGCCGAGCAAAATTCCCAGCACGGCGCCCTTCCAAAGCAGGGTGTGGTTCAGGCGGAAGGCGCGCGGCCAGACCAGCAGCGGAAACACTACCGCCGCCAGACCGAACCGCAGGCCAATAAACACCATCGGCGAGGCGGAATGCAGCGCGGCCTGCACCAGCGGAAAGGTAAATCCCCACGCCAACGTCAGGGACAACAGACTCACATAGGCAACAAGCATGAGGCCAAGATAGTAACAAAATAGGAAATTTGAAATAGGAAAGGGAAAGACTTAAGACTGGAAACCTGAAAAAGGCCCTGCCTATTCCGCGTGGGCGGATCAGGCAGGGCCTTTCAATTCGAGAGGCTGTCGGGCGCGGCTACTTGAGCAGTAATACCTTCCTCGTCGCCAGATGCTGACCAGCCTGCAACCGGACAAAGTACACACCCGTGGCCAAGCCGTCGGCGCTGAGGTTTATGCTATGGTCTCCAGCTTCTACGGCGGACAGATCGATCTGTTTGACGCTGCGGCCTAAGACATCGAAGAGGGTGACCTTCACTGCGCCGGGTTCGGAAAGGGTGTAATGCAAGGTGGTGGTCAGATTGAAGGGATTAGGGGAAACATCGAAGACCACCGGCGAAGGATGGCCGCCGGGAAGACCACGGCCGCGCAGGACGATTTGGAAATAGTGGTAGGGTGTGCTGATGTAGAGGACGCCGGAAAAGGTCCCCGTATGAGTTGGGGTGAA
This region includes:
- a CDS encoding Nramp family divalent metal transporter, translating into MTFPSPIRNIKSRFNPTWARLLLFMSVMGPGIITANVDNDAGGITTYSVAGAHYGLATLWIFIPMTVALIMIQEMVNRMGVVTGKGLSDLIREQFGARWTFYLMVALLATNFGNVLAEFSGVAAAGELFGVPRWVSVPIAGALVWALVIAGTYATIEKIFLVATLFYAAYIISGVEVRPDWLAVGKSLVIPTITSERAYLFTLIGLVGTTIAPWMQFYQQASVVEKNIPLKNYRYSRMDTIFGGITVSVVALFIVVVCADTLFVHAVRVETADEAAKALAPLAGRFASILFGLGLLNASLFAASILPISTSYTICEAMGWESGLDKKYSEARQFYFLYTALIVIGGLFVMIPGLPLIGVMLLSQVVNGIMLPFTVVPILLFVNNKRLMGTYVNGRLYNYVCWIFMGAITLLSLLYLVMQFTGKE
- a CDS encoding DMT family transporter, with the translated sequence MLVAYVSLLSLTLAWGFTFPLVQAALHSASPMVFIGLRFGLAAVVFPLLVWPRAFRLNHTLLWKGAVLGILLGAGYALQTFGLGLTTAARAGFLTGTLVPMTPLFAWLLFRERINRRQIIAVVLAFAGTAIMSEPSAGGLNLGDALTLLCAVSFALQVVYVGRWAKHENEIQLSWLQIAAVMLLAGLAIPLEAPRLTFSPLLLAALLITSLLATTLGVWAQMRYQPRISTTAAAIIYAMEPVFAGLASWIILGAVPGIATLTGAGFIFAGMLLSASTPSPVKPEIP
- a CDS encoding DEAD/DEAH box helicase; translated protein: MTKTTTQAKDFTKFGLDERLIKAVTEMGYERPTPIQEQAIPSLLEGKDVIGSAQTGTGKTAAFGLPILHKFLGQQTKGHSLRALILSPTRELAAQIEEALKAYAKHTKLKVAVVIGGVSIVPQTKRLKDGVDILVATPGRLLDHVEHGNVRFDQLEVFVLDEADRMLDMGFLPDVRRIVAMLPKQRQTMLFSATVPPEIAVLAGSLLHNPERVQVGRTSQAAVGITHAVYPVQAHLKPDLLSSLLRDIGSPSVLIFTRTKRRADKLSRALGKSGLKIAVIHGDRTQNQRIAALEGFKRGKFEVLVATDIAARGLDVEGITHVINFDVPATPEDYVHRIGRTARAEAVGDAFTLVAPEEEYEMRQIESHLGRALPRVALRDFDYGVAAPETRNSLQRASVNKKTIPTSFHSSRRKALPRKR